A DNA window from Seriola aureovittata isolate HTS-2021-v1 ecotype China chromosome 8, ASM2101889v1, whole genome shotgun sequence contains the following coding sequences:
- the eef1g gene encoding elongation factor 1-gamma gives MAAGTLFTYPENWRAFKAQIAAQYSGARLKVASNSPAFTFGQTNRTPAFLNNFPLGKVPAYQGDDGFCLFESNAIAHYLSNDALRGATPQAAAEVLQWVSFADSEIIPPASAWVFPTLGIMQFNKQATEQAKEDVKKALTVLNQHLNTRTFLVGERISLADITVVCSMLWLYKQVLEPSFRQPYPNVTRWFVTCVNQPQFKAVLGEVKLCDKMAQFDAKKFAEMQPKKETPAKKEKGGKEAAKPQEKKEKKKEEKKPAPEEEMDDCDAVLAAEPKTKDPFAHLPKSTFVMDEFKRKYSNEDTLTVALPHFWEHFDREGYSIWYGQYKYPEELTLTFKSCNLITGMFQRLDKLRKNAFASVILFGTNNDSSISGIWIFRGQDLAFTLSEDWQIDYESYDWRKLNPDSEECKTMVKEYFAWEGDFKHVGKAFNQGKVFK, from the exons ATGGCGGCAGGG ACTCTGTTCACATACCCAGAGAACTGGCGGGCCTTCAAGGCCCAGATTGCAGCCCAGTACAGTGGTGCTCGCCTCAAAGTTGCCAGCAACTCCCCTGCCTTCACCTTCGGGCAGACAAACCGCACTCCTGCCTTCCTCAATAACTTCCCTCTGGGCAAG GTACCTGCCTACCAGGGAGATGACGGCTTCTGTCTGTTTGAGAGTAATGCCATTGCTCACTACT TGAGCAATGATGCCCTGCGTGGCGCCACTCCCCAGGCTGCAGCCGAGGTGCTGCAGTGGGTGAGCTTTGCTGACTCAGAGATCATCCCTCCAGCCAGCGCTTGGGTCTTCCCCACTCTGGGAATCATGCAGTTCAACAAGCAG GCCACGGAGCAGGCCAAGGAGGATGTGAAGAAAGCCCTCACAGTACTGAACCAACACCTGAATACCCGTACCTTTCTTGTGGGAGAGAGGATCAGCCTTGCTGACATCACTGTGGTCTGCTCCATGCTCTGGCTCTACAAACAG GTCCTTGAACCTTCTTTCCGTCAGCCATACCCCAACGTGACCCGCTGGTTTGTCACCTGTGTCAACCAGCCCCAGTTCAAGGCTGTCCTTGGAGAGGTCAAGCTGTGTGACAAGATGGCCCAGTTTGATG CCAAGAAGTTTGCTGAGATGCAGCCCAAGAAAGAGACCCCTGCTaagaaagagaagggaggaaaagaggcaGCCAAGCCccaggagaaaaaagaaaagaaaaaggaagagaagaagcctgcaccagaggaggagatggacgACTGTGATGCCGTTTTGGCTGCAGAGCCCAAAACCAAGGACCCCTTTGCACACCTGCCTAAGAG cacatTCGTCATGGACGAGTTCAAGAGGAAGTACTCCAACGAGGACACCCTGACAGTAGCCCTTCCCCACTTCTGGGAGCACTTTGACCGTGAGGGGTACTCCATCTGGTATGGCCAGTACAAATACCCCGAGGAGCTTACACTTACCTTCAAGAGCTGCAACCTTATCACAG GTATGTTCCAGCGCTTGGACAAACTCAGAAAGAATGCCTTTGCAAGCGTCATCTTGTTTGGCACCAACAACGACAGCAGCATCTCTGGCATCTGGATCTTCAGAGGCCAGGATCTGGCCTTCACT CTGTCTGAAGACTGGCAGATCGACTATGAATCATACGATTGGCGCAAGCTGAATCCAGACAGCGAGGAGTGCAAGACCATGGTAAAGGAGTACTTTGCCTGGGAGGGAGACTTCAAGCACGTGGGTAAAGCCTTCAACCAGGGCAAGGTCTTCAAGTGA
- the polr2g gene encoding DNA-directed RNA polymerase II subunit RPB7, with amino-acid sequence MFYHISLEHEILLHPRYFGPNLLNTVKQKLFTEVEGTCTGKYGFVIAVTTIDNIGAGVIQPGRGFVLYPVKYKAIVFRPFKGEVVDAVVTQVNKVGLFTEIGPMSCFISRHSIPSEMEFDPNSNPPCYKTVDEDIVIQQDDEIRLKIVGTRVDKNDIFAIGSLMDDYLGLVS; translated from the exons ATGTTTTACCAC ATTTCCTTGGAGCATGAAATCTTGCTACACCCGAGGTACTTTGGTCCGAACCTCCTCAACACCGTGAAGCAGAAGCTTTTCACAGAAGTGGAGGGTACCTGCACTGGAAA GTATGGCTTCGTCATTGCAGTCACCACCATTGACAACATTGGGGCAGGTGTAATTCAGCCAGGCAGAGGGTTTGTCCTGTACCCAGTGAAATACAAGGCCATTGTGTTTCGGCCATTTAAAGGGGAAGTGGTGGACGCTGTGGTCACTCAGGTTAACAAG GTTGGATTGTTCACCGAAATTGGTCCCATGTCTTGCTTCATCTCTCGCCAT TCCATCCCCTCAGAAATGGAGTTTGACCCCAATTCTAATCCTCCTTGTTATAAGACAGTTGATGAG GACATTGTAATCCAGCAAGACGATGAGATCCGGCTGAAGATTGTGGGAACACGAGTGGACAAGAATGACATT TTTGCTATTGGATCTCTCATGGATGATTATCTGG GTCTTGTGAGCTGA
- the si:ch211-175m2.5 gene encoding uncharacterized protein si:ch211-175m2.5 — MANNLVAKLFRRPVFTQLASLRSGCVSRRRAAAAVAGTRHFSSDPPPEKISRYPVPYKKDLPYDIVELMEEVESKGGFLPNVFKVLSHRPAEFRAFFAYYNELMNKETGRLTKADRELIVVATSIHNKCLYCVVSHSALHRIYSKKPTLSDQVVVNYENADLGPRERAMLDFALAVCRCDAITEQHFQSLEEVGFDREDAWDIAAIAAFFAMSNRLAHLTDMRPNLEFYNMGRIPRDKSEDKAGGESK, encoded by the exons ATGGCGAATAACCTTGTCGCCAAGTTGTTTCGTCGTCCTGTGTTCACACAGCTT GCGTCTCTCCGGTCCGGCTGCGTGTCCCGGCGGAGGGCGGCAGCGGCGGTGGCGGGGACCAGACATTTCTCCAGCGACCCTCCACCGGAGAAAATTAGTCGCTATCCAGTTCCTTACAAGAAAGACTTACCTTATGATATAGTGGAGCTCATGGAGGAAGTGGAGTCtaag GGAGGCTTTTTGCCAAATGTCTTCAAAGTCCTCTCTCATAGACCAGCAGAGTTCAGAGCTTTCTTCGCATATTACAATGAACTAATGAACaaggagacag GCAGATTAACCAAGGCAGATCGTGAGCTGATTGTCGTGGCAACCAGCATCCACAACAAGTGTCTTTACTGTGTGGTATCCCACAGTGCACTTCACCGAATTTACTCTAAGAAACCCACTCTTTCCGATCAG GTCGTTGTTAACTATGAGAATGCAGACCTGGGACCTCGGGAGCGTGCCATGCTTGACTTTGCGCTGGCCGTGTGTCGCTGCGACGCCATCACAGAACAGCACTTCCAGTCTTTGGAGGAAGTGGGTTTTGACCGTGAGGATGCCTGGGACATCGCTGCCATTGCCGCCTTCTTTGCCATGTCCAACCGGCTCGCCCATCTCACCGACATGAGGCCAAACCTAGAATTTTACAATATGGGCCGTATACCACGGGACAAGAGCGAGGACAAGGCAGGGGGAGAGAGCAAGTGA